TCCTTTTTTGGTGATTAGGATAGTAATGCCCATAGACTAATATTTGTCCTACAGCACTTTTCCATGCAGACGCTTTTTTAACTTCTATGATTTCGCGTTCAGTCAAAATGTCTATTTTTCCAACTGGAGTATTGACTTCAACTACGGGATGAGATATTTTCTCAACCTTTTCGATAAGAGAAAGTTTTACTTGGTTTTCTGGAGAATACTGTCCTGCGGTAAATTCCGAACTAACCAAACCATCAAAATTTTTGTATTTGCTAAAATGCTTAATAGCTTGCCTTGCCCTTTTAGTGCAGCGTTTACCAGCTTCAAAGGCATAATATTCAAGTATTAAATAAATGACATCATCAGATATACCGTTAATGCGCCAAGAATCAATACTTATGCCTTGCAATTGGATTTTTTGTGCCAGTTTTGAATGTTCTGAATTAAATGTATTTAAAGTTTTACAAATTGTTCCGTTACTTACTCCAGCTATTCTTTCTACTGCCCTAATACTGATTTTATTTATACTATTAGAGTTAACAGTAATCTCTTGTTTTATCTGGTCGATAATTTGAGCGATTTCGATTTGTGACATAACTTTAGTTGGGTGATAATTTTTCCTTGTTGATTAGAGAGAATTAGACATTCACGCGCACCAAACTTTTTTCACTGACCAACGAAAAGCGATTAAGTATAGTCGGTGTTTCAGCCAATGTTGGCGATACCAATTCGACAAGGTAAAACCAAAACTTATCCACAAGTACAACTCCTAAAATCAGCCGTTGTTTTGTGTCATCCCCATAAGAACAAAGGATTACTTTCTGACCTAAAACGAAAGCAGGTTTTTGCACCGTGAGAGCTTCTAATTGACCAGTCCAAATGATTTGATGTTCTGTAGCATGAACAATTTCATTACCACAAATGATTGTATAAAGCCAACATTCATATTTCCACTGGACACCAGAACAGTAACCAAATGTTCTCGTAGTTTTCAGGTAAACTCTCTCCAGTAAATTTACCTCAACGGGCGGAATTGTTTTACCCCAAGGCGGGGAGATATACCAACTGGTTTTAAGTGCGTTAACGTAGTCAATCATGCTT
The Nostoc sp. C052 genome window above contains:
- a CDS encoding DUF1392 domain-containing protein, which translates into the protein MIDYVNALKTSWYISPPWGKTIPPVEVNLLERVYLKTTRTFGYCSGVQWKYECWLYTIICGNEIVHATEHQIIWTGQLEALTVQKPAFVLGQKVILCSYGDDTKQRLILGVVLVDKFWFYLVELVSPTLAETPTILNRFSLVSEKSLVRVNV